The segment gaaaatGGAATTAGAACTATCCACTAAATTAGTTAATgtctatccatatacagctatgattcgccaaccccaaactgactcaaatgattcgcgaacccgctttgaactcccgaactgattcaaataatttgcgatccccaaactaactcaaatgattcgcaaacccgctacgaactcccgaactgactaaaatgattcgcaatccccaaactgactcaaatgattctctaacccgctccgaactcccgaactgactcaaatgattcacgaacccgctttgaGCTccagaaatgactcaaatgattcgcgatcccgctacgaactcccaaactgattcaaatgattcgcgatccccaaactgactcaaatgattcgcgaacccactttgtacacccgaattgactcaaatgattcgcgaacccgctccgagctcccaaactgattcaaatgattcgcgatccccaaactgactcaagtgattcgcgaacccgctttgaactcccgaattgactcaaataattcgcgaacccgctacgaactcccgtactaactcaaatgattcctgaacccactttgaactcccgaattaACTCATaagattcgcaatcccgctccgaactcccgaactgattcaaatgattcgcgatccccaaactgactcaaatgattcgcgatcccgctacgaattcccaaactgactcaaatgattcgcgatcccgctacgaactttcaaaatgactcaaatgatttgcaaacacgctttgaactcccaaattgactcaaatgaatcacgctctgaactcccaaactgactcaaatgattcacaatctgaagttcacaatttggtaatataaagattcctcctttgaactcacacctcttctgtgggttttattgttctgggtctgaatttgggttcctggggtctcaaaaaagaaacattttcaatctccaaggtgaacgttatgacaacacactcttagcaaaaagggttcattggggttctattttgaaccatagggttctttactcaactccaaagaaacttttataataaaaaggttctttaatgacaaaaaagaacctttttggcacaaaggttctttaggctattattcattcatatattacattattctccAAAATTTTGTatctgtaattaaattattttttgtagtaacttaatatcacattttaatcatgcagatttttggagaaaaactgaaacgGCACTCttcttaatatatacattttctaacacCCATATCTTGAAtgttgtgatcattcacatgtattcataaattcatttgaatacactgaataatgcagtgaaagaatgcACTCAAAAAGAACACACGCattagtatgacttcatcatgtaactttacattagcctagatgcgtgcactttttaggcacgatttgtttagtttttgaatagaCTTGATGacgttaaaaggcacatcattaaaacaaaaatatttgttcacatatcgcacctaaacacgcgtggaaaacgtaattagaacatatgtagctatgatcagctgttccttcatatTGGCTGACCTTTCAACGTTGtcacgggaaaggatgaagctgattccTCGATTGGTTGGTTCTTGCACAAGTTACCTTACATCGGTAAGTCTTGTTGTGCTTGTTGCAAACTGttaaattttgtgttttctgaTCGTAAGCTTAACTGCAGATAGTGCTCTAAGCTAGTTTTGACCACACACTCAAATGGTAATGAAGAACTGCcctacagaacagaacagaacagccaTACAATCTGCAGTATGAGACATACGGCCAAATCAAGTTTCTTATTATTCTTGACATCCATGAATAAAAGTcatgtgggtttggaacaacaaaggtaaacaagtaaatggtgacagaattataatttttttgggggggtgaatGAATGCTTTAATTCTACTGATAATTGATTTTCAGTTATTTGTGCTTTGTCACttcaaaaatttttatttatatgaactGTCTTTTGCTCATTTCAGCAAACAAAAAGATGCAAGACTGCAAACTTTCCAGTACTCCTGTGTGCTGATAATCCGGTTTCCACCCAGTCCCAGGAGGTTTGTCTGTTTTATGAGTGTtttaacatatatgtatatatgtattatcaCCTTTATTTGACCAGGAAAGTATTATATTGGTGCTCCCCTGGCCACACTTCAAGAACCGTATACATCCatagtgaggaaaagggctcagaaaatcactctggatccctcttATCCAAGTTATCCCCTTTtcgaacttttgccatctggctggCACTttagagccgcaaataccagaacagggttcacaagaacagtttcttcccccaggcaatctaaaTCATGAACAGGTAAATGTTTCCCAATTATGCAATAAatatgtgcaatatccttatatttattttttaaccacctccatcctagtacatccctgcatctcactctattctattccattatcATCTGTACCACAACTGTTTATAcaatttcctttttcttttttttttttgcgatatttgtctatttatataaaaataaaaatcagtatgttgttgttgtctctgtgtactggaagcttgtgTCACTAAAACAAACACCTTGTATGCGCAAgaatacttggcaataaagctctttctgattctgatatgtTTGGATATTCAGCCCAAACCGTCAGTCTGACGTCACAAGAAAAGGAATGCCATTCCATTCCAGAGCAGAAgcaaatgttcagattttgattaaagatatatatatatatatatatatatatatatatatatatatatatatatataattagtattattaaccATTTACACAAAGTAGTATTATCCAGCTTCGCTCCTCCCGACGCAGGTTTACAAGCCACTGTTTCCTGCGTTTTTCAATCAATTTCTTGACTTTTTCCCGCTTATGAACAACACATTTTCATACACAATAAAAGCTCCTTGTAATTTTTTGGTTTGGCCGATTTGATCATCCATAAACAACGTAACGTAACCACTTCTGCTAGTGATTCATTTGATTCAAAATCACTTCCTGCCCTCCAGCTGCATTCTGCACGTCATCAGTGATGTCATGTACATGTTAAAAGTGTAAACATAAAGTGTGTGCACACGATAGGGAAATCTAGAGCAGGAGAAATAGAGTATGTGCTATCCGTACATAATAAAACGTAATTTTGTGCCAAAACCATTGAAATGATCtttcatttttatcatatttatttgtttggccAGTGTTCTTGTGGGTTTTGGTTATTTTGCTGTTGTAAGACCTttgaaattactgaaataatttggCTAAGTGATGAAATGTGGTCCAGAGCTGCCTGGAACCACGTTTGCTGTGtgtttccctgaaaataattgcatcAGTGTGCCCAACCCTGTTACTGGAgatccaaccctaatcaaacacacctgtctgGAATCAAGTGCTCCTTCAGATCCTAATTACTTGGTTCAGTTgcgtttgatcagggttggagctgaactctacaGGAAGGTAGGTCTCCAGGAACAGGGTTAGAAACCCCTGCAatgttcatcagccaatcagattcaaacaTTCAACAGCCCCTTAGTATAATATCTTGTACTTGAGGCAGATTCAgccaaaaacataatatatattaaattataaaaagaaataatatgaAAACAACAGGATTATTTGACTGTTTGAATTTTTTCTTAGATTTCTaaaatctttcatttttaatgttgtcTACTTTAGGGATGTATTATAGCTTATCTATATACTCATTAAATACTCATTATTTACATATGAGTATAGTTttggtattttctttttataaacttATGACCAATTTCCTTTTATTAGTCACGTCATGTCACAAAAACACTGAAGACCATATTTGGAAGTGGAAGTACATACAAGGTTACATCATGCTTCTGTGTGAAGGCTACATgcatacagtaccattcaaatgtccaccaaggcttcatttatatcatcaaaaatacgctaaaatcagtaatattatgaaatattattacagtttaaaaggtttcttattttaatatattttcaaatgtaggtGAATTTATTCCtgaatcaaagctgaattttcagcactaTTACTCGTTTCAGTAATTCACCTCAAATTATGAAACTCGTGTAatgaataaattcaatgcacacagactgaagtagtctttggttcttttaattgtaatgattttgggtcacatttaacaaaaacccaccaattcacagtgcattgaatttgtttttttccgggtttttttttttgttttgttttaaacccAATGGACCaataccagcagatgacattgcaccccaaatcatcacagactgtggaaacttaacactggacttcaagcaacttggcctatgagcttctccacccttcctctagactctaggaccttggtttccaaataaaatacaaaacttgctctcatctgaaaagaggacattGGACCAATGTGCAAAAGACCacttctttttctccttagcccaggtaagacgcctctgatgttgtctgtggttcaggagtggcttaacaagaagaatacgacaactgtagacAAATTCCTCAACACGTCTTTGTGTGGTGACACTTCTCTTGATGTTTTGACCCCAGTCTCGATTCGATTGAAgcaatcaattttgcttgacaatcctcacaaTGCtctggttctctcagttggttgtgcatctttttcttccacactttttccttcaactcaactttctgttaacatgcttggatacagcactctgtgaacagccagcctctttgccagtgaatgtttgtggcttaccctccctgtgaagggtgtcaatgattgtcttctggacaactgtcaaatcaacagtcttccccatgattgtgtaacctagtgaaccaaactgagagaccattttgaaagatcaggaaacctttgcaggtgttttgagttgattagctgattgacatgtgaccatattcaaatttgttgagataatgaattagtgtttagtttttttgtttgtttgttaaatctgagccaaatcatcacaattaaaagaaccaaagacttaaactacttaagtctttgtgcatttaatttctttaattcacaagtttcacaatttgagttgaattactaaaataaatgaacttttccacaaaattcttatttattgagatgcacctgtaatttaAGATAGTATCCCTAATGATGCAACAACATTTACACACATCCTTATAGAACACACCTAGAAAGACTGAGTCACAGGATTGCAGGATAAGATAGTAAGAGTAAGGGTTTGGATTGTTTTGTGTCACAATTTCCAGTAAACTTTAAATCCTGACTGATTGTGTATGTTTGACCTATCAGAAACCTCATGAGAATACAATAATATTGTCTTAAAATGGTAAATCTGCATATgagcagtttttttttgtgttctccTGACAAAAAGTGTCAGTGCAGCGGAGTTTAACATTTTATATCAGCATTTTGCAGAAGCTAAATGAGGAAGTTTCATAAATGCAGAAATTCTCCcaatatttgtttaaatgggTGAATAGGGATTGCCTAACTAGACAAAACTCCTAAAAACCCTCTTTGTGGAAGAATTTATTTTCAGAATGACCCAATTGTGGACATTCTTCCATAGACGGAAATAGTGAAATTAATTAATCCAGAACTTTTTATGTTTGACGTCagaagcttctagagggcactttagtctgaagtaatgaatttaggtaaagggtgcagagccagtggtgttatttatgtatttatttatagttatttgtttttttttgtttttttttaggcagTGCTTAAAAAACGAAAAaggtgttttgtatttttgtgactTGACAAAATCTCATTGTATAGTTACTGTATGTTATATATTTGAATGCTCTAATCTAAAGCATAGAAATAGCATaaaatgtttgcagatatttatgaAACGTACTAAGTTCACATACaaatttttctttctgtttttttactTGGTCCGTGTGATTCCACACACTGGTAAGTTCAATAGTACTATGGCACCCCAGGTTGTCAGCTGGCAAAAAAAAAGCACAGGGTactaaaatgaaagtgaagtgacattcagccatgtatggtgacccatactcagaattcatgatctgcatttaacacatccaaagcacacacacagcagtgaacacaagcacacaccgtgaacacacacccggagcagtgggcagccatttatgctgcggtgcccgaggagcagttgggggttcgatgccttgctcaagggcacctaagtcgtagtattgctggcctgagataagaacccacaaccttagggttaggcgtcaagctctctaaccactaggccaagaCTTCCCATTTCCCAGCCACCAACTTTAAAAGCCTTGCCATCTGAAAACTTCTATGACCAGAGACATATTAAAATGTGGATAAATCACCTTACATTGTAAACTTTGCTTGTTACTGCTGTGtttcctcaatctggcaacccacaTGAGAAACAACTCTCACTGgtggtgcgaggaccctattggaatttcCTAGTTTCTATTTCATCTTCTTCTCcagaatgaattgcatttttgagggcctaaccATGCTTGTTAAACTCGTGAAGTTTTGCACACGCACCAGAAGTGAAAAATTCACACCTGAATTGGGTTTCTGAAATgtgtgtggcaaaatggctcaatagcacCATCTTCAATATTTCAACGACGTGCCAATCAAGCTATGTTCTCCTCTTCGAGATTAAATCAGATTAATTCCAAATTTGATCAGGGTAATCTAAGCCCTTTGTGAGGGTAAATTGGAAAGATCTTGTTTtcattgaaaatgtaattaaaatttggACTGCAGTACCCATTTCAACCACTTAGCAACATTctttagcttaaaaaaaattaaaatgaacaaatgtcCCAATGACATAAATTTCAGCACtctgttcagttcagtttttgGATTCATGCAGATTGCGAGCAGAACAAAATTGTAAACAAAGactgttttcaatttttttgGGACATTTAAAGTCAGAAATTTGTGACATTcattaagtgagtgagtgagtgaattgtTTCACTTGAATTGTTACGCAAATGGTataattttacaatgtattcaaaCTGAAACATAATTTTGCACCCCACTGAATAAGAATATCACAAACACAGTAATGACTTAAATAACCATCTTCTTTCTCGATCTCATGTGGACACTTTTTGCAGCCCCTGCTGTTGACCTCTCTGACCCCTGAATGTAATATTATGGGCTGTTATCTGGTCCTTGCAGTGGGGCTTGAACGAGTCACTGCTGTTTCAGGGATCATGTCTCAGATCAGTCTAGAGTGAGTTACTGTATGCACCCGAAAAGATTTACGGCTCCTCACAACACAAACAGTAAGACTGCATGGAGGACTGAGACTCAACAAGAAAACGTTGTAGGTAAGAAACTCTCTTACATTTCTTTCAAGCACAGGTACATCTCAAAGATGAGTGTACAAGCTGTGTGTACATTTTGCTAAAAATTGGTGCCAGTGGAGACAGGGGCTAGTTCTCACATGGGTTACATAAAAgtaaatttaatgtttttagtttcatgAATTTTATCATGTGTAGTTCAAAACTGTTGAAAATTAGGATTATTTCTTCCTACAAACGAAAACTTAAGTTGCATCACATAGTATTGAAAAGCAGTTGGAAACCACAAaatatgaacacacaaacaaaataataaaatttattgaAGCCTGTAATAGGctgtttaatttcataattttcatttgaaCAAGCCTTATACATTTTTAGTAGTCAAGATACTGAGGAAAAAGTCACAAAAATGTTTCACAGTTAATTTTTACAAAACCATTTTTGTTACTGGATGCCTTGTGCAAAAATACttaccaaaaatacaaaaattatgtcaTGCTTATCTTGGTTTTCTTGTTGGTACTTCCTCAAACTAACGCCTTTTAATAGCTTTAtcataaaaaacaaatgcttctctgcttttttttttaagaattagtCATAAAATATAATACCAATGGCAATATTTTTCAATGAACTTGaacttttaaagaaactttgtatCTGTATACTTTCCTTTTTAATATCTAATCATTTAAGACAGTCAAAACATTTCAAAGTGACTCTTAATTTCATGAATGCAGAATCATAAAACttcaatgaaataaatgtttagattcggattaaattataattttaccaTCGTTAGTGCATGCAAGCTCGTGCTTTAATTTTCTtaagataaaatgtaaataattagcTTTACAGTTCTCTATCGTGACATGTAACAAAGGAAAATAGGGAAGATTCTTTACAATTCCAAAGGAACACGTGCAACTATAAAAATGTTATGTGGAAACGTAAAAAATTTTACTCTGATGGAGTTGATTACGTGATTCTTAAAAAGGGGAAATTCAGGCTGAAGTGTATAAAAAGCACACTTCCACTGTCAGAAACACATGCAGCTGAAGACTCTCCCAAGAGAAACAACGATTTAACCAGCTCAGTAACTCCAGACAGGGAACTGAACTAAATTACTGGTATGTAGTGTACAATGTTCTTTTCAGATGGCTCTTGTTTGAAAGTCAGATTTAAAGATAAAGTTTTTCTCACTGTTTTCTCACTagttttatgctttattttagaATGATGGAATGCATTGGACACTATATTTTGCATTCAGAGTAAGTACCCGcttgttttttataattatatatatatatatatatatatatatatatattatttttttttaattttttttttattaatgtattatcaaATAGCTCTTGTCTGatgatgaatttaaaataaaatctgtaagttATGcctttctatatttttaattagctttgcTTTGCATTGGAATAATCTGCCTAAAACTCCTTTAATGATACATTTCGTTAATTTCCTAAACAGTGCACTCAAGAAAGACATAACTTACCCTGACAGTGCTGGCTTTGATGAACCGGACTGCCCAGATCTACACGGCATGGTGAGTTGGTGGGCTGTTAAATATGCTCGTGGATATGGTCTGATTAATATTAAGGCTtcttaaaaattactttttgttgttgtttttctccagATGTGCCAATGCGACATGCATGAAGACATCAAACTGGAACCGTCTCCTCATCCTCACAGCATGAAGAAGGTGGTGAACATCATCATTGCTGTGGAAAGGTTGAAGCACATCAAAGAAATGTCTTCTGGCAAGTTTTGTGAAGATGCGCTGCTCAGCTTCATCTTGGAGAATGTGATCGAAGGTACAGTTAGCAAACTTTTAAGCAGCTTAAACTAACATCAGGTGGTTTGATAGTTGATCGAGATGATTAAAGCTGGAAGCACCAGCAACAAACCTGTAAATTTAtccaaacttcatttttgattagtaatatgcattgctaagaattcatttggacaacttctaatgtgattttctcagtgtttggatttttttgcattctcagattccagattttcaaatagttgcatctctgccaaatattgtctgatcctaataaaaagcttatttattcagctttcagatgatgtataattctcaatttcgaaaaaaaaattgacacttaagttttaaattaaattaaattttaaattaattgatttaaaaagGAAATCTGACTACAATAACGTTTAAGAATTTGCTCTCTTTTGATTGGTCTTCACTGTCTTTTTATTTCCACAGAGCGTCTGGTGAAGCCGCTTAATGTGTCACAGACTTACAGTAAGTCCAGCCGGACCCTGCAGTGCACCATTTGTGATAAGTACAAAAAGACCCTGGTGCAGAGCAACAAACTGAACAACGAAGATCTTCATTTGAAGGCAGTGACGCTGAGTGCAGGAAACATTCAATACAAAGGTAAATCTTCAACACAAGCTTTCACATGTAACTGCATGACTTCAGAAATGTCCTTTTAACATTACCCCCTACACATTTTTTGCTCCTTTCAGTTCGATTCAGCATGTCGACGTACTTATCCAGTGCTCCACAAAATAAGGGCCAGCCTGTGTGCCTGGCGATCTCCAACAGCAACCTCTACATTGCTTGTACCGAGTCTGATGGGTCTTCCCCCATCCTGATCTTGAAGGTCCGTGCACCACAAATACATTAACCTTCCCCAAGAAATGTTTCCACATTATAAAATTAAGGAATTTaaagtgctttttatttttttaggaggtCAGTGGCCCCTTGAACACCATTAAAGTCGGTGACCCGAACGGGTACGACAGTCTCCTCTTCTTCAGGAAAGAGACGGGCACAGCTTACAATACTTTTGAATCTGTTAAATATCCTGGATGGTATATTTCCACCGCTTTTGATGACTGGGAGAGGGTGGAAATGATCCAGGTGCCAACTGACCGAACCACAAACTTCACACTTGAAGATTAACAAGCAATCCTGAGTTAAGAATCAGATTCGATCCAAAAACACATTTCCAGAGAGTATGTACCATGTACAGTTTATAATCTGGATTTGTTCAAACGTTGCAAACCTGAATGATTTTATGCATCTGTCTGgctttttataatcttttaaaaaaatttgcaATTTATAAGGTTTGTGTTGGGAACGGTAAATTCATGTTGAATTTTCCTGAAGTATGAGGAAACAATTTTGCCTATGtgcttaatttaattatatttaatatttattttaaattatttttaaatcaagattatttaaaactgtattgaTTGTATCTTCTATTAAAATTAACCTATAATATGCATGTTACTTGGTGTTGTGTAGTTGATTAACTTTGATTAGCTAATAATACaaagattattattgttacaAGATTGCCATTAAGATTATTAAATAAAGTGACAACAGAATatcaaaaagaaaatgcaaactcTTAT is part of the Carassius auratus strain Wakin chromosome 10, ASM336829v1, whole genome shotgun sequence genome and harbors:
- the LOC113110504 gene encoding interleukin-1 beta-like encodes the protein MMECIGHYILHSDALKKDITYPDSAGFDEPDCPDLHGMMCQCDMHEDIKLEPSPHPHSMKKVVNIIIAVERLKHIKEMSSGKFCEDALLSFILENVIEERLVKPLNVSQTYSKSSRTLQCTICDKYKKTLVQSNKLNNEDLHLKAVTLSAGNIQYKVRFSMSTYLSSAPQNKGQPVCLAISNSNLYIACTESDGSSPILILKEVSGPLNTIKVGDPNGYDSLLFFRKETGTAYNTFESVKYPGWYISTAFDDWERVEMIQVPTDRTTNFTLED